The following are encoded together in the Thermodesulfobacteriota bacterium genome:
- the hslU gene encoding ATP-dependent protease ATPase subunit HslU translates to MSSNLKPTEIVRELDKYIIGQDKAKRSVAIALRNRWRRQQVPKDLRDEIAPKNIILIGPTGVGKTEIARRLSNLTDSPFSKVEASKFTEVGYVGRDVESMIRDLLELTVTTGKVREGEAVKDKAAKIAEERMLDLLLPKSGKQETKKDEDITDTQLEIVQPEVSGISSTREKLRKMLREGKLDNRYVDLDVEERSMPMVEIFSNVGMEEMGINFKDMLGGILPKGSKRRKVKVTEGMEILAQEESQNLVDMDKIVKNAIKKVEHTGIIFLDEIDKIAGRNSGHGPDVSREGVQRDLLPIVEGSTVTTKYGPVKTDHILFIASGAFHTVKPSDLIPELQGRFPIRVELDSLGYKEFIKILTEPKNALLLQYIELLRTEGVDVVFEDDSVEEIARIAEEVNNMTENIGARRLHTLMECLLEDILFDAPDMEEKRKAINRQFVEQKLKDIKDNEDLSRYIL, encoded by the coding sequence ATGAGTAGTAATCTTAAACCAACAGAAATTGTAAGAGAGCTTGATAAGTATATAATCGGTCAGGACAAGGCAAAACGTTCAGTTGCCATTGCTTTAAGAAATCGTTGGCGCAGGCAACAGGTTCCAAAGGACCTTCGTGATGAGATCGCACCTAAAAATATAATACTTATAGGTCCCACGGGTGTGGGGAAAACGGAGATAGCCAGGCGCCTGTCAAACTTAACGGATTCTCCTTTCAGCAAGGTAGAGGCTTCCAAGTTCACTGAAGTGGGATATGTGGGGCGCGATGTGGAATCAATGATAAGGGATCTTCTTGAACTGACGGTCACCACAGGAAAAGTGAGAGAAGGTGAAGCAGTAAAGGATAAGGCTGCAAAGATTGCCGAAGAAAGGATGCTGGATCTTCTTCTGCCAAAATCAGGGAAACAGGAAACTAAAAAAGACGAAGATATCACTGACACCCAGCTTGAGATCGTACAACCTGAAGTCAGTGGAATATCATCAACAAGGGAAAAGCTTCGTAAAATGCTTCGAGAAGGGAAACTGGACAATCGATATGTTGACCTGGACGTTGAAGAACGGAGTATGCCCATGGTGGAAATCTTTTCCAACGTAGGCATGGAAGAGATGGGCATCAATTTTAAAGATATGTTGGGTGGTATTTTGCCAAAAGGGTCGAAAAGACGGAAAGTCAAAGTTACGGAAGGAATGGAAATCCTGGCTCAGGAGGAATCACAGAATCTCGTAGATATGGACAAGATTGTAAAAAATGCAATTAAAAAAGTTGAGCATACCGGTATTATTTTTCTTGATGAGATAGACAAGATCGCAGGAAGAAACAGCGGGCATGGGCCTGATGTTTCAAGGGAAGGGGTTCAAAGAGATCTTCTTCCAATAGTGGAAGGAAGTACTGTAACCACCAAATATGGACCGGTCAAGACGGATCATATACTTTTTATCGCTTCCGGTGCATTTCATACAGTCAAGCCTTCGGATTTAATTCCGGAACTTCAAGGCCGCTTTCCCATAAGGGTTGAGCTTGATTCTCTTGGATATAAAGAGTTCATCAAGATACTTACCGAACCTAAAAACGCTTTGCTCCTTCAGTATATTGAGCTTTTAAGGACAGAAGGAGTTGACGTTGTATTTGAAGATGATTCAGTTGAAGAGATTGCCAGGATTGCGGAAGAAGTGAATAATATGACCGAAAACATAGGAGCAAGGAGACTCCATACACTCATGGAGTGTCTTCTTGAAGATATTCTTTTTGATGCACCTGACATGGAAGAAAAAAGAAAGGCGATCAACAGGCAATTTGTAGAACAAAAATTAAAGGATATCAAAGATAATGAAGATTTAAGCAGATATATCCTGTAA
- the argB gene encoding acetylglutamate kinase, whose translation MNPNVADILIEALPYIRRFSGMTIVIKYGGHAMVDEKLKQDFARDVTLLKFIGLNPVVVHGGGPQISSVLEQMGISTRFVKGMRFTDEQTMDVVEMVLGGKVNKAIVAQINQQGGKAVGLSGKDGNLIQAKKLHIVNHKEADKPPEIIDPGLVGEVTYIDTDIINTLTGKGFIPIIAPVGTGALGETYNINADHVAGRVAMALSAGRLVFLTDVDGVLDSKGSLISSINAQSIKKMIDEKSISGGMIPKIEYALHALKSGVKKVPIINGTKRHALLLELFTDKGIGTEVIL comes from the coding sequence ATGAATCCAAACGTCGCAGACATACTGATAGAAGCCCTTCCCTATATCAGGCGTTTTTCAGGTATGACTATAGTCATTAAATACGGTGGCCACGCCATGGTGGATGAGAAGTTAAAGCAAGATTTCGCCAGGGATGTGACGCTGCTAAAATTCATCGGGCTGAACCCGGTGGTTGTACATGGCGGTGGCCCCCAGATCAGCTCTGTCCTCGAGCAGATGGGGATAAGTACCAGATTTGTTAAAGGGATGCGATTTACCGATGAGCAGACAATGGACGTGGTGGAAATGGTCCTGGGCGGGAAAGTAAACAAGGCGATTGTGGCCCAGATTAACCAGCAGGGAGGTAAGGCTGTTGGGTTGTCAGGCAAAGACGGAAATCTAATCCAGGCAAAAAAGCTTCATATCGTAAACCATAAAGAGGCTGACAAACCGCCTGAGATCATTGACCCCGGACTGGTGGGTGAAGTCACCTATATTGATACGGATATTATTAATACCCTAACCGGTAAGGGTTTTATTCCCATTATCGCACCTGTAGGAACAGGGGCGTTGGGGGAAACCTATAATATCAATGCAGATCATGTGGCCGGAAGGGTTGCGATGGCACTTTCTGCAGGACGCCTGGTTTTTCTTACAGATGTGGATGGAGTACTTGACAGCAAAGGATCTTTGATATCTTCCATAAATGCGCAATCCATAAAAAAAATGATTGATGAAAAAAGTATTTCAGGGGGCATGATACCAAAAATAGAGTACGCACTGCATGCCTTGAAAAGCGGAGTAAAAAAAGTTCCCATCATAAACGGTACCAAACGACATGCCTTATTGCTGGAACTATTTACTGACAAAGGAATTGGTACGGAAGTCATCTTATGA
- the dapF gene encoding diaminopimelate epimerase — MKKIKFYKMSGSGNDFIIIDNREHVVEEKNLSNFISSVCRRKMSVGADGMILIENADSVDFKWRFFNSDGSRAEMCGNGARCAARFAYLNEIAGPRMSFETDVGIISAQVKDDLVKVKMTDAQDLKVDLTVNTADGAITVSSINTGVPHVVMAVDNIDDVEVVELGRKIRYHKKFAPAGTNVNFYCPVEKDKISIRTYERGVEDETLACGTGAVASALVYANKTKVKSPIAVRTKSGGWLLIFFTEEKGVFGNIYLQGDARIIYRGEMSEDAINYVRAEILPKETRHDEN, encoded by the coding sequence ATGAAAAAAATCAAATTCTATAAAATGAGCGGCAGTGGCAATGATTTTATCATCATCGACAACCGGGAGCATGTCGTTGAAGAAAAGAATCTATCGAATTTTATTTCAAGTGTATGCCGCAGAAAAATGTCTGTGGGTGCGGACGGAATGATACTGATTGAAAATGCTGACAGTGTTGATTTTAAGTGGCGTTTTTTCAATTCCGACGGAAGCAGGGCTGAAATGTGCGGTAACGGGGCAAGGTGTGCGGCACGGTTTGCCTACTTAAATGAAATTGCCGGGCCCCGGATGTCCTTTGAAACCGATGTGGGGATTATCTCGGCCCAGGTTAAAGATGATCTGGTGAAAGTAAAAATGACGGATGCGCAGGATCTTAAGGTCGATTTAACTGTAAATACGGCCGATGGAGCTATAACAGTCAGCAGTATCAATACCGGTGTGCCCCATGTAGTCATGGCCGTGGATAATATAGATGATGTTGAGGTTGTTGAACTGGGCCGGAAGATCCGGTATCACAAAAAATTTGCTCCTGCTGGAACCAATGTCAATTTTTACTGTCCGGTGGAGAAAGATAAAATATCGATACGAACCTATGAACGAGGGGTGGAAGACGAGACTCTGGCATGCGGCACAGGCGCGGTTGCCAGTGCGCTGGTTTACGCAAATAAAACAAAGGTAAAATCACCCATAGCTGTCAGGACAAAAAGCGGTGGGTGGCTGTTGATTTTTTTTACAGAAGAAAAGGGGGTGTTTGGAAATATTTATCTCCAGGGAGATGCGCGTATCATTTACAGGGGTGAAATGTCAGAAGATGCTATAAACTATGTTCGTGCGGAAATTTTACCAAAGGAAACAAGACATGATGAGAATTGA
- the hslV gene encoding ATP-dependent protease subunit HslV gives MKFHGTTILAVRHNGKAAVAGDGQVTLNNNIIKHQAKKVRRIYNDKIIVGFAGATADALNLSERLEAKLERYNGNLTRSAVELARDWRTDKYLRRLEAIMIAMDETRIYLISGNGDVIEPDEGVIGIGSGGISAQAAASALIKHTDMDAKSIVQEAMKIAASICVFTNTDVTIEEM, from the coding sequence ATGAAATTTCATGGGACTACAATACTGGCGGTAAGGCACAACGGCAAAGCAGCCGTAGCCGGTGACGGTCAGGTCACCCTGAATAACAACATAATAAAACATCAGGCCAAAAAGGTAAGAAGGATATATAACGATAAGATCATCGTAGGATTTGCCGGTGCCACAGCGGACGCGTTAAACCTTTCTGAACGCCTGGAAGCCAAGCTTGAGAGGTATAACGGCAATTTGACTCGCAGCGCTGTGGAGCTGGCCAGGGACTGGAGAACGGACAAGTATTTAAGGCGTCTTGAAGCCATTATGATTGCCATGGATGAGACCAGGATTTACCTTATCTCAGGAAATGGTGATGTGATTGAACCTGATGAGGGGGTGATCGGAATAGGCTCAGGCGGTATCAGCGCCCAGGCTGCTGCATCGGCTCTAATAAAACATACCGATATGGATGCAAAGAGTATTGTTCAGGAAGCGATGAAAATAGCCGCCTCTATTTGTGTGTTTACCAATACTGATGTAACTATAGAAGAGATGTAA
- the argH gene encoding argininosuccinate lyase, with amino-acid sequence MSDKTWDGRFSDKTDPSVEAFTSSIDIDKRLYFCDIEGSMAHCRMLAEKSIITKEEASVLIKGLIDIREEIEKEKFTFDDSMEDIHMHIETALASRVGKVALKLHTARSRNDQVALDVRLFLRQETCDIIKLIAKLCQVIVNLAEKNMDTILPGYTHMQRAQPVLFSHHLMAYYEMFSRDAQRLDDSLKRINVMPLGSAALAGTTYPIDGEYTAEILNFPKVSANSMDAVSDRDFIIEFLSSASICMVHFSRLSEELILWSSSEFAFTELPDSFATGSSIMPQKKNPDVPELVRGKTGRVFGDLMAMLSMMKSLPLSYNRDMQEDKAILFDAVDILKSCIHIYTKMLPKIKINSEIMGKAASKGYLNATDLADYLAVRGIPFREAHACAGQAVRYALDKKKELHELSLKELQSFSPVVEEDIFKFLGTREMVNRRKSAGGTATENVKAAIKKAKKDLKNKLQR; translated from the coding sequence ATGTCTGACAAAACCTGGGACGGAAGATTTTCCGATAAGACAGATCCGAGTGTGGAAGCATTTACATCTTCGATTGATATAGATAAACGTCTGTATTTCTGTGATATTGAAGGAAGTATGGCCCACTGCAGAATGCTTGCGGAAAAATCCATTATCACCAAGGAAGAGGCATCGGTATTGATCAAAGGGCTTATTGATATAAGAGAGGAAATAGAAAAAGAAAAATTTACCTTTGACGATAGTATGGAAGATATCCATATGCATATCGAAACCGCCCTTGCCAGCAGAGTCGGAAAGGTCGCATTGAAGCTGCACACGGCAAGGAGCAGAAACGATCAGGTTGCGCTTGATGTCCGCCTATTTTTAAGACAGGAGACTTGCGATATAATAAAGCTCATTGCCAAGCTGTGCCAAGTAATCGTCAATCTTGCAGAAAAAAATATGGATACGATTTTGCCGGGATACACCCACATGCAGCGCGCACAGCCGGTGCTTTTCTCCCATCACCTGATGGCATACTACGAAATGTTTTCCCGAGATGCGCAACGATTGGATGACAGTTTGAAACGTATAAACGTGATGCCTTTGGGAAGTGCCGCCCTGGCAGGTACCACCTATCCCATTGACGGGGAATATACCGCCGAAATTCTTAATTTCCCAAAAGTGTCGGCAAACAGCATGGATGCAGTTTCAGACCGTGATTTTATTATTGAGTTTTTATCATCGGCAAGCATCTGCATGGTGCATTTCAGCCGCCTGTCGGAAGAGTTGATTCTATGGTCCTCATCCGAGTTTGCTTTTACTGAACTTCCCGACTCATTTGCCACAGGCAGCAGTATTATGCCCCAGAAGAAAAATCCAGACGTTCCTGAACTTGTTCGCGGTAAAACAGGCCGTGTTTTTGGAGACCTTATGGCCATGTTATCCATGATGAAATCTTTACCGCTTTCATATAACCGCGACATGCAGGAAGATAAAGCAATATTGTTCGACGCGGTGGATATTTTAAAATCCTGCATACATATTTATACCAAAATGCTCCCTAAAATAAAAATAAACAGCGAAATAATGGGAAAAGCCGCATCCAAAGGCTATTTGAATGCAACAGACCTGGCCGATTATCTCGCTGTCAGAGGCATACCCTTTAGAGAAGCACACGCCTGTGCGGGCCAGGCAGTCAGGTATGCGCTTGACAAGAAAAAGGAGCTTCATGAATTGTCACTAAAAGAGTTGCAATCCTTTTCCCCCGTAGTTGAAGAGGACATCTTTAAATTTCTGGGTACAAGGGAAATGGTTAACCGGAGAAAATCTGCCGGCGGAACAGCCACAGAAAACGTAAAGGCAGCAATAAAAAAAGCAAAAAAGGATTTGAAAAATAAGTTGCAAAGGTGA
- a CDS encoding haloacid dehalogenase: MIDPKSLAFDIDGVFADTMRLFLDIAHDEYNINGINYEDITNYILEECIDIDTKTINEIIIRIMDGDYAAELKPVDGAVEVLSRIGRNYGPLLFVTARPYIGPVHDWILQMLPFGPESFEVVTTGSFEDKAKVLLNKGYSCFVDDRLETCFLLKDAGINPVLFKQPWNRKSHPFLEVGTWSELESMIEF; this comes from the coding sequence ATGATCGATCCGAAATCTTTGGCATTTGATATCGACGGTGTCTTTGCCGACACCATGAGGTTGTTTCTTGATATTGCTCACGACGAATATAATATAAACGGTATAAATTATGAAGATATTACCAACTATATTTTGGAAGAATGCATCGATATCGATACCAAAACGATCAATGAAATCATCATACGTATAATGGACGGGGACTATGCAGCAGAACTAAAACCTGTAGATGGTGCCGTGGAAGTTTTGTCCAGGATTGGCAGGAATTACGGCCCGCTACTGTTCGTTACCGCCAGGCCATACATTGGCCCCGTACATGACTGGATATTACAAATGCTGCCTTTCGGGCCGGAATCATTCGAAGTTGTTACCACCGGAAGCTTTGAGGATAAGGCGAAGGTGCTGTTAAACAAAGGTTATTCCTGTTTTGTGGACGACCGGCTTGAAACATGTTTTTTATTGAAGGATGCCGGAATTAATCCTGTTCTTTTTAAACAGCCCTGGAATCGGAAGAGTCATCCTTTCCTCGAGGTTGGGACATGGAGCGAACTGGAATCTATGATTGAGTTTTAG
- the xerA gene encoding site-specific tyrosine recombinase/integron integrase: protein MQNKPSTESLIRSFIESLSSEKGYSPNTCRAYRHDIKEFISIISSHQPPEGKTEKVTGYFRIDKVDSLTIRGYLGALHKSNKKTTIARKLSAIRSFFIYLVKHGYLTDSPADSILSPKQEKAIPAYLTVDDMFRLLDSINDDSLPGLRNRAIFETIYSCGIRVSELAGLNLFDVDTDSRVIRVLGKGNKQRIVPIGQKAIDAIKDYRNRLETESGIRCDKNGPLFLNKYSDRLTTRSIARILDKLVRECGMRTPVSPHGLRHSFATHMLDAGADLRIIQELLGHKSLSTTQKYTHVSIDKLMETYDKAHPRK from the coding sequence TTGCAAAACAAACCTTCAACAGAGAGTCTTATCCGCTCATTTATAGAATCCCTTTCCTCTGAAAAGGGATATTCACCGAATACCTGCCGTGCTTACAGACATGACATTAAGGAGTTTATATCCATAATTTCAAGCCATCAGCCGCCGGAGGGCAAGACTGAAAAGGTAACAGGTTATTTTAGGATAGATAAAGTAGATAGCCTTACCATAAGAGGGTATTTGGGGGCTTTACATAAAAGCAACAAGAAGACCACCATAGCGCGCAAACTTTCCGCCATCCGCTCTTTTTTCATCTATCTGGTAAAACATGGGTATCTGACCGACAGTCCGGCAGATTCGATTCTTTCACCCAAACAGGAAAAAGCAATTCCTGCTTATCTGACTGTTGATGACATGTTCAGGCTGCTTGATTCCATTAATGATGACAGCTTGCCGGGGCTGAGGAATCGAGCAATTTTTGAGACCATTTATTCCTGCGGGATCCGCGTTTCGGAACTCGCCGGCCTGAATCTTTTTGATGTTGATACTGATTCACGGGTGATTCGCGTTCTGGGAAAAGGAAACAAACAAAGGATTGTACCTATCGGCCAAAAAGCGATAGATGCGATAAAAGATTACAGAAATAGATTAGAAACTGAATCCGGTATACGCTGTGACAAAAATGGTCCGCTTTTTCTAAATAAGTATTCGGATCGTCTGACCACTCGGTCCATTGCCCGGATCCTTGATAAACTGGTTAGAGAATGCGGCATGCGGACACCTGTGTCCCCCCATGGGCTGCGACACTCTTTTGCGACCCACATGCTTGATGCAGGAGCCGATCTAAGGATAATTCAGGAGCTTTTGGGCCATAAAAGTCTGTCCACTACTCAGAAATACACGCATGTGAGTATAGACAAACTGATGGAAACATATGATAAGGCGCATCCGAGGAAGTAG
- the lysA gene encoding diaminopimelate decarboxylase, with translation MHHFTYRQNQLHCEDVPLKEIAEKVGTPFYIYSYATLKRHFVAFDQAFEGVKRLVCYSAKANSNHAILTLLKNLGSGLDIVSGGELYRGLKAGISPDRIVYSGVGKRIDEIDYALKSGILMFNVESLEELDLIDKRAARLKKKAPVAIRVNPDVDPQTHPYISTGLKKNKFGIDRKTSVEGYKAAKALENIQIIGIDCHIGSQITQVQPFKEALKSLKSLIAELKEIGIEIKYLDMGGGLGITYDDESPPHLNEYAKAIVESLKKDNLKLILEPGRVIVGNAGILVTKALFRKSSSVKEFIIVDAGMNDLLRPTLYNAFHAIWPVVKNGDELVKADIVGPICESSDFLAADRKLPDVKNGDLIAVMSAGAYGFAMASNYCSRLKVAEVMVRDNRFHVVTQRQDYQDLVRGESVPPFISI, from the coding sequence ATGCATCATTTTACCTATCGCCAAAATCAGCTGCACTGTGAAGATGTGCCGCTTAAAGAAATAGCTGAAAAGGTGGGAACTCCATTTTATATATACAGCTATGCGACTTTAAAACGACATTTTGTTGCTTTTGACCAGGCATTTGAAGGGGTAAAACGGCTGGTTTGTTACAGTGCAAAAGCAAATTCTAACCATGCCATTTTAACATTGTTAAAAAACCTTGGCAGCGGGCTGGACATTGTTTCCGGCGGTGAGCTGTACCGTGGACTCAAGGCCGGTATTTCACCTGACCGGATTGTCTATTCGGGGGTAGGAAAGCGTATTGACGAGATCGACTATGCCCTTAAGTCCGGTATTTTAATGTTTAACGTTGAATCTCTTGAAGAGCTTGACCTGATCGATAAGCGGGCCGCTAGGTTAAAAAAGAAAGCCCCGGTGGCCATTCGCGTGAATCCCGATGTTGACCCGCAGACCCATCCTTATATTTCAACGGGATTGAAAAAAAACAAGTTCGGGATTGATAGGAAGACTTCAGTGGAAGGATATAAAGCAGCAAAGGCGCTGGAAAATATACAGATAATAGGGATTGACTGTCACATCGGTTCACAGATTACACAGGTTCAACCTTTTAAAGAAGCGTTAAAAAGTTTGAAATCTCTGATTGCTGAGCTGAAAGAGATCGGGATCGAAATAAAATATCTTGATATGGGGGGAGGTCTCGGAATTACATATGATGATGAGTCTCCACCCCATCTTAATGAGTATGCCAAAGCGATTGTTGAATCATTGAAAAAGGACAACCTTAAACTTATTCTTGAGCCTGGCAGGGTGATAGTGGGAAATGCCGGAATTCTGGTTACCAAGGCGTTGTTCAGGAAATCGAGCAGTGTTAAAGAGTTTATTATTGTTGATGCAGGAATGAATGATCTTTTACGCCCAACCCTGTATAATGCATTTCATGCCATTTGGCCGGTGGTAAAAAACGGTGATGAACTGGTAAAAGCTGATATTGTCGGGCCTATTTGTGAAAGCAGTGATTTTCTTGCTGCCGACCGGAAGCTTCCTGATGTAAAAAACGGTGACCTTATAGCGGTGATGAGTGCCGGTGCATACGGATTTGCCATGGCATCAAATTATTGTTCCAGGCTGAAGGTGGCTGAAGTGATGGTAAGGGATAACCGATTTCACGTGGTCACCCAACGGCAGGATTACCAAGATCTGGTCAGAGGAGAGTCGGTGCCACCGTTTATAAGCATATGA
- a CDS encoding argininosuccinate synthase — MSAKVNKVVLAYSGGLDTSVILKWLMEKYECEVVTFSADIGQEDDLSHIEGNAIKTGATKVYIDDLKEEFVKDYVFPAFRANAIYEGQYLLGTSLARPLIAKRQIEIAKIEGADAVSHGATGKGNDQVRFELGYLALDPHILIIAPWRQWNLNSRTALMDFARDHGIEVPTTHKKPYSTDGNLLHISYEGGVLEDPWVEPPDDIFTLSVSPKEAPDKAEMIEIRFNQGDPVAINGEELSPAHLLKRLNVLGGRNGIGRIDIVENRFVGMKSRGVYETPGGTILRIAHMNMETITMDREVMHLRDSMIPKYSELVYNGFWFSPEMKILQGMIDLTQKNVSGAVRLQLYKGNCIVLGRKSEESLYSKDYATFEDDDVYSQKDAEGFIRLNALRLRIQKMINK; from the coding sequence GTGTCTGCTAAAGTAAATAAAGTCGTACTGGCCTATTCCGGAGGGCTTGATACATCTGTTATTTTAAAGTGGTTGATGGAAAAATATGAATGTGAGGTGGTCACTTTTTCCGCTGATATTGGTCAGGAAGATGATTTATCCCACATAGAAGGAAACGCAATAAAAACCGGGGCAACCAAAGTTTATATCGATGATCTTAAAGAAGAGTTTGTCAAAGATTATGTTTTTCCGGCATTTCGGGCAAATGCAATATACGAAGGTCAGTATCTTTTAGGCACCTCTCTTGCCCGGCCTCTTATCGCCAAGCGTCAGATTGAAATTGCGAAAATTGAAGGGGCAGACGCTGTCAGCCACGGGGCAACAGGCAAGGGCAACGATCAGGTGAGATTTGAACTGGGCTATCTTGCTCTGGACCCGCATATTCTAATTATTGCACCCTGGCGGCAGTGGAATCTGAATTCCCGTACCGCACTGATGGATTTTGCCAGGGATCATGGAATAGAAGTACCGACCACCCATAAAAAACCATACAGTACAGACGGAAATCTATTGCACATCAGTTATGAAGGCGGTGTTCTTGAAGATCCCTGGGTAGAACCACCGGATGATATATTTACTCTTTCCGTTTCCCCGAAGGAGGCACCGGATAAAGCTGAAATGATAGAGATCCGCTTTAACCAGGGTGATCCTGTGGCAATAAATGGCGAGGAGCTTTCACCGGCACATCTTTTAAAGCGGCTTAACGTGCTTGGCGGGCGAAACGGTATCGGTAGAATTGATATTGTAGAAAACCGTTTTGTAGGAATGAAATCTCGCGGAGTATATGAAACACCCGGGGGCACTATTTTGCGGATTGCGCATATGAACATGGAAACCATCACCATGGACAGAGAAGTGATGCACCTTCGGGATTCTATGATACCAAAATATTCCGAACTTGTGTATAATGGTTTCTGGTTTTCTCCAGAGATGAAAATACTTCAGGGCATGATTGATCTGACCCAGAAAAATGTCTCCGGTGCTGTTCGTCTTCAATTGTATAAGGGCAACTGCATTGTACTTGGCCGCAAATCAGAAGAATCACTTTACAGTAAGGATTATGCTACTTTTGAAGATGACGATGTTTACAGCCAGAAAGATGCCGAAGGCTTTATCAGGCTTAATGCCCTAAGACTGCGGATTCAGAAAATGATTAATAAATAA
- a CDS encoding Rho termination factor N-terminal domain-containing protein, with product MAEKETKEKPLDKMTVKELREIAKEMPEITGVHGMNKAELLAAVKKAKGIIETPKKKKDRSIKELKNKIRAFKAERKAALEAKDKKMATIYRRRISRLKKKTRRAA from the coding sequence ATGGCTGAAAAGGAAACAAAAGAAAAACCGTTGGATAAGATGACGGTAAAGGAACTGAGAGAAATCGCAAAAGAGATGCCGGAAATCACCGGCGTACACGGAATGAATAAAGCTGAATTGCTTGCCGCTGTAAAAAAGGCAAAAGGAATCATAGAGACTCCGAAAAAGAAAAAGGATAGATCCATTAAGGAGCTGAAAAACAAGATTCGAGCTTTTAAGGCGGAGAGAAAAGCGGCGCTTGAGGCAAAAGATAAAAAAATGGCTACCATTTACCGGCGGCGCATTTCCAGGTTGAAGAAGAAGACTCGAAGGGCGGCCTAG
- a CDS encoding acetylornithine transaminase yields the protein MSSEIIKKADKNIAGTYQRFPIVIERGKGCKLWDTEGRSYTDFVAGIAVCNLGHAHPSVARALSAQADILFHVSNLYYTLPQVELASWLVENSFADRVFFCNSGAEANEAAIKLARKYFSDKGEDGRYRIIAMEKSFHGRTMATLSATGQEKIRKGFNPVLGGFDFVEFNDARALESKIDSSTCAVLLEPVQGEGGVRCPDAEYLKTVRRICDDAGVLLIFDEIQTGIGRTGKLFAHEHFEVEPDIMTLAKALANGLPIGAMLAKENIASAFGPGAHATTFGGTPVITAASLEVLKVIEREKIVEHCQKAGVYFKERLFWLKERHEVIVDVRGIGLLLGMKLRTDGGTIVKQCMENGFLINCIQDKILRFVPPLIIENDDIDALVECLDRILDKSK from the coding sequence ATGAGCAGCGAAATAATAAAAAAAGCAGATAAAAACATTGCAGGAACCTATCAAAGGTTTCCCATCGTAATTGAGAGAGGAAAAGGTTGCAAACTTTGGGACACCGAAGGACGCAGTTATACGGATTTTGTGGCGGGGATTGCGGTTTGCAATCTGGGCCATGCCCATCCGTCAGTTGCCAGAGCACTTTCAGCACAGGCGGATATTTTGTTTCATGTATCGAACCTGTATTATACCCTTCCACAAGTAGAGCTTGCATCCTGGCTGGTTGAAAACAGTTTTGCCGACAGGGTATTTTTTTGCAATAGTGGAGCTGAAGCAAATGAGGCGGCTATTAAATTAGCCAGGAAATATTTCAGTGATAAAGGAGAGGATGGACGGTATCGGATTATCGCCATGGAAAAATCTTTTCATGGCAGGACAATGGCCACCCTTTCAGCAACCGGCCAGGAAAAAATAAGAAAAGGTTTTAATCCTGTTCTCGGGGGGTTTGATTTTGTAGAGTTCAATGATGCAAGGGCACTGGAAAGCAAAATTGATTCATCCACGTGTGCTGTTTTGCTGGAACCTGTTCAGGGCGAAGGCGGGGTTCGCTGTCCTGATGCAGAATACCTCAAGACGGTAAGAAGAATATGCGATGACGCCGGCGTGCTTTTAATTTTTGATGAGATACAAACCGGAATCGGACGTACCGGCAAGCTGTTTGCCCATGAACATTTCGAAGTTGAGCCGGACATCATGACGCTTGCCAAAGCTCTTGCTAACGGGTTACCGATAGGGGCGATGCTTGCAAAAGAAAATATCGCTTCCGCATTCGGCCCAGGGGCTCATGCGACAACGTTCGGTGGCACTCCGGTTATTACCGCAGCATCACTTGAAGTGCTAAAGGTAATTGAAAGAGAAAAGATTGTTGAACATTGCCAAAAAGCAGGTGTTTATTTTAAGGAAAGGCTGTTTTGGCTGAAAGAAAGGCACGAAGTGATTGTGGATGTCAGGGGGATAGGACTTCTGTTGGGAATGAAGCTGAGAACAGATGGAGGAACGATTGTTAAACAATGCATGGAAAATGGTTTTTTGATCAACTGTATTCAGGACAAGATACTGCGGTTTGTTCCTCCCCTTATCATAGAGAATGATGATATAGATGCGCTGGTGGAATGTCTCGATCGAATATTGGATAAATCGAAATAA